One region of Candidatus Saccharibacteria bacterium genomic DNA includes:
- a CDS encoding F0F1 ATP synthase subunit gamma — protein sequence MRHPNEIAKDEASMSTLVELTSVFEGIASMRIAQTKNQVLESTKFFDELWKIYTQLRVDSLFSFGREESDKNKVILDKELYIIITAEGGFSGDIDQKLVHAMLEAYDKEKNDIIVIGHHGAMQLSQRGVSFRKYYKLPSKDKNINVAPIIREVQEYKKCSVFYQQYISLMNQEVKRISLSMAVRTAGLVSDKPDEVISEANYIFEPTSFAVAAHLERSMMKIALGQLILQSKLAQYASRFRAMSASHQRADEEKSDLHLAYNRARRGVKDERLKEIINGMKKSKAGAAA from the coding sequence ATGAGACACCCAAACGAAATAGCCAAAGATGAAGCAAGCATGTCTACATTGGTTGAGTTGACGAGTGTCTTCGAAGGTATAGCGAGCATGCGGATAGCTCAAACGAAAAATCAAGTGCTCGAGTCGACCAAATTTTTTGATGAACTTTGGAAAATCTACACGCAGCTGCGAGTCGATAGCCTGTTTAGTTTTGGGCGCGAAGAGTCAGATAAAAACAAAGTCATTCTGGACAAGGAGCTCTACATCATTATTACCGCAGAGGGCGGGTTTAGTGGCGATATCGACCAGAAACTCGTTCATGCTATGCTTGAGGCCTATGACAAGGAAAAAAACGACATCATTGTGATTGGCCACCACGGCGCTATGCAGCTAAGTCAACGTGGCGTGTCGTTTCGCAAGTACTACAAGCTGCCGAGTAAAGACAAAAATATTAACGTCGCACCTATCATCCGTGAAGTTCAGGAATACAAAAAGTGCAGCGTCTTTTACCAGCAGTATATATCGCTTATGAACCAAGAAGTAAAGCGTATATCGCTGTCTATGGCGGTGCGTACCGCTGGCTTGGTGAGCGACAAACCCGACGAAGTCATTAGTGAAGCAAACTATATTTTTGAACCGACAAGTTTTGCGGTTGCAGCGCATCTAGAACGCTCTATGATGAAAATTGCACTCGGCCAACTAATACTCCAGTCAAAGCTCGCGCAGTATGCCTCGCGTTTCCGAGCAATGAGTGCCAGTCATCAGCGCGCCGATGAAGAAAAATCCGATTTACACCTTGCATATAACCGCGCTCGCCGTGGTGTCAAAG